The Drosophila nasuta strain 15112-1781.00 chromosome 2L, ASM2355853v1, whole genome shotgun sequence genome window below encodes:
- the LOC132785394 gene encoding uncharacterized protein LOC132785394, with amino-acid sequence MSFEQRSSAGFPLRKWTSNSKDVLRRIPKDHLLCADFLEIDEASVAKTLGIRWRATSDEFFFVTAEMVSKPFFSKREVLSQIAKLFDPAGWLAPVVIWAKIFMQEIWKQEIGWDDSLPADLTEQWISFLRNYSSLQDIRIPRWTNYAPGAKIQFHGFCDASQSAYGAALYARVETGGQVSLCGALLLAELSAALLPHFPTPDAETYLWTDSTIVLAWLDKQPCKWTTFVANRVAKIHSVNGTWQHVRSEHNPADLASRGVSPQELLGSRLWWQGPEWLTHSRAQWPSPVIGLDTELECRAVKVHAAQVLCEDFLDRFSRFDRALRVFAYVRRFAQRCRQPKVSFPETLSSQELAEAQERLIVQAQNRVYAKECASLRSHNRLIGSSDILSLNPFLDKQGVLRSCGRVRASTSLSYDERHPIILPFGCMFSRLLVSFTHQVSLHGGNQLVMRLVRTKFWIPKLRNLVKTVISACKTCVIHRRKLQSQLMDFAGPFDVKSYVGRGCKITKGYVCVFVCFSTKAIHLEATTDLTAEKFLEAFSRFVARRGCPLHMYSDNGKTFVGASSILSKEFVESTRNLIVTTHSHQGLAWHFNPPGAPHMGGLWEAGVKSFKTHFYKTVSSVKHTFEELSTLLSKIEACLNSRPLTPMSEDVSDLAALTPGHFLIGGPLLSMAEPESREDVESIRNRWQRLKALHQHFCVRWKNEYLKELHKRNKWQSPSRDLQIGDMVVIREENIPPQEWRLGRVLTACPGADERVRVVDIQTCRGVFRRPVAKLVLLPTGHAL; translated from the exons ATGAGCTTCGAACAGCGCTCGAGTGCTGGGTTCCCTTTGCGTAAGTGGACCTCGAACTCGAAAGATGTGCTGAGAAGAATCCCTAAGGATCACTTGCTCTGTGCAGACTTCCTCGAGATCGACGAAGCTAGTGTCGCAAAGACGCTAGGCATTCGTTGGCGGGCCACGTCCGACGAGTTCTTTTTCGTCACCGCCGAGATGGTGTCCAAACCATTTTTCAGTAAGAGAGAAGTGCTGTCGCAGATCGCCAAGTTGTTCGATCCTGCAGGTTGGCTTGCTCCTGTGGTCATTTGGGCCAAGATTTTTATGCAAGAAATCTGGAAGCAAGAAATCGGCTGGGACGACTCCTTACCGGCGGATCTCACAGAGCAGTGGATCAGTTTTCTGCGGAACTATTCGTCCTTGCAGGACATCCGCATTCCTAGATGGACCAACTACGCTCCCGGCGCAAAAATCCAATTCCACGGGTTTTGCGACGCCTCTCAAAGCGCGTATGGAGCCGCTCTTTACGCACGTGTGGAAACAGGTGGACAAGTGTCT CTGTGCGGAGCTCTCCTGTTGGCAGAATTATCCGCCGCCCTCCTACCACATTTTCCCACCCCCGACGCTGAGACGTACCTGTGGACAGATTCCACTATCGTTCTGGCATGGTTGGACAAGCAGCCATGCAAGTGGACCACTTTCGTGGCGAACCGAGTGGCCAAGATTCACTCGGTGAATGGCACTTGGCAGCATGTTCGTTCCGAACACAATCCAGCCGACCTGGCAAGCCGCGGTGTCTCGCCGCAAGAGCTACTGGGCAGTCGCCTTTGGTGGCAGGGGCCCGAATGGCTGACGCACTCACGAGCGCAGTGGCCTTCACCGGTCATTGGGCTCGATACTGAATTGGAGTGTCGAGCGGTGAAGGTCCATGCAGCGCAAGTCCTATGTGAGGACTTCCTCGACCGTTTCTCCAGGTTCGATCGAGCGCTCCGAGTGTTTGCGTATGTGCGAAGGTTTGCCCAGCGTTGCCGCCAACCCAAGGTCTCGTTTCCAGAGACGCTCAGCTCTCAAGAGCTTGCAGAAGCTCAAGAGAGGCTGATTGTACAGGCTCAGAATCGGGTATACGCGAAAGAGTGTGCTTCCCTCCGGTCCCATAATCGTCTAATCGGGTCAAGCGATATCCTAAGCTTGAATCCGTTCCTTGACAAGCAAGGTGTCCTGCGTTCGTGTGGACGCGTAAGAGCGTCCACCTCCTTATCCTACGACGAACGGCATCCAATAATTCTCCCGTTCGGCTGCATGTTCTCACGCCTCCTGGTTTCCTTCACGCATCAAGTCTCCCTCCATGGAGGCAACCAATTGGTGATGCGGCTGGTCCGAACCAAGTTCTGGATTCCCAAGCTAAGGAACTTGGTGAAGACAGTGATTAGTGCATGCAAGACCTGTGTGATTCATCGCCGCAAGCTCCAGTCGCAGTTGATGG ACTTCGCCGGTCCCTTCGACGTCAAGAGCTACGTCGGACGGGGCTGCAAGATTACGAAGGGTTACGTATGTGTCTTCGTGTGCTTCAGCACGAAGGCAATCCATCTTGAGGCGACCACGGATCTGACAGCGGAAAAGTTCTTGGAAGCTTTCTCCCGATTCGTGGCACGGCGCGGGTGCCCTCTCCACATGTACTCTGACAACGGGAAAACGTTCGTCGGAGCCTCCTCCATTCTCTCCAAAGAATTTGTGGAGAGCACCCGCAACCTGATTGTCACCACTCACAGCCATCAAGGTCTTGCATGGCATTTCAACCCACCTGGTGCCCCTCACATGGGGGGTCTCTGGGAAGCGGGCGTCAAGAGCTTCAAGACGCATTTCTACAAGACGGTTTCCTCCGTAAAACATACGTTCGAGGAGCTTTCCACCCTCCTATCTAAAATTGAAGCGTGCCTCAATTCGCGGCCTTTGACTCCTATGTCAGAGGATGTGAGCGACTTGGCGGCACTTACTCCCGGTCATTTCCTGATCGGGGGTCCGCTACTCTCCATGGCGGAGCCAGAGTCCAGAGAGGATGTGGAGTCCATCCGCAACCGCTGGCAACGGCTCAAGGCTCTCCATCAGCATTTCTGTGTGCGATGGAAGAACGAATATCTGAAGGAATTGCATAAGCGGAATAAGTGGCAGTCACCTTCACGCGATCTCCAAATCGGTGACATGGTGGTCATCAGAGAGGAGAATATACCGCCACAAGAATGGCGCCTCGGGCGTGTGCTGACCGCTTGCCCAGGCGCTGATGAAAGGGTCCGTGTGGTTGACATCCAGACGTGTCGTGGTGTTTTCCGCCGACCAGTTGCAAAGCTGGTCCTCCTTCCTACGGGACACGCGCTCTGA